A window of Castanea sativa cultivar Marrone di Chiusa Pesio chromosome 1, ASM4071231v1 contains these coding sequences:
- the LOC142621904 gene encoding COP9 signalosome complex subunit 4, with the protein MESAFASASAITDQRQKIEQYKHILATVISSNDVVRAKKFIDHVLSDDVPLVVSRQLLQTFAQELGKLEPEAQKEIAHYALAQIQPRVVSFEEQVLIIREKLAELYESEQQWSKAAQMLSGIDLDSGMRVIDDAFRLTKCVQIARLYLEDDDAVNAEAFINKASFLVSNSQQEVLNLQYKVCYARILDLKRKFLEAALRYYDISQIEKRQIGDEEIDEEALEQALSAAVTCTILAAAGPQRSRVLATLYKDERCSKLKIYPILQKVYLERILRKPEIDAFAEELKAHQKALLPDNFTVLDRAMIEHNLLSASKLYTNISFDELGTLLGIDPHKAEKIASRMIYEDRMRGSIDQVEAVIHFEDDTEELQQWDQQIVGLCQALNDVLDSMAKKGLAIPV; encoded by the exons ATGGAGAGTGCTTTCGCTAGCGCCTCTGCGATCACAGACCAAAGGCAAAAGATCGAGCAGTACAAGCACATTCTCGCCACTGTTATTTCCTCCAACGACGTCGTTCGTGCCAAGAAATTCATCGATCACG TGTTATCCGACGACGTTCCATTGGTGGTGTCGCGGCAGCTTCTGCAGACCTTTGCGCAAGAGTTAGGGAAATTGGAACCCGAGGCACAAAAGGAGATTGCGCATTATGCACTTGCTCAGATTCAGCCTCGTGTCGTTTCGTTTGAAGAACAG GTGTTAATTATCAGGGAGAAACTTGCTGAATTATATGAGTCTGAGCAGCAATGGTCCAAAGCAGCTCAGATGCTCAGTGGCATTGATCTAGATTCTGGAATGAG AGTGATCGACGATGCATTCAGGTTGACAAAATGTGTCCAAATTGCTCGCCTCTATCTGGAG GATGATGATGCTGTTAATGCAGAAGCTTTTATCAATAAGGCTTCATTTTTGGTTAGCAACAGTCAGCAGGAAGTCTTGAATTTACAGTATAAG GTTTGTTATGCAAGAATTTTAGATTTGAAGAGGAAGTTCTTGGAAGCAGCATTACGTTATTATGACATATCACAAATTGAAAAACGGCAAATAGGAGATGa GGAGATTGATGAAGAAGCATTGGAGCAAGCTCTTTCTGCTGCTGTGACATGTACAATTTTGGCTGCTGCAGGTCCTCAACGATCTCGTGTTCTTGCAACTTTATACAAA GATGAACGATGCTCAAAGTTGAAAATTTATCCTATACTGCAAAAG GTGTATTTGGAGCGAATTTTGAGAAAACCTGAAATTGACGCGTTTGCCGAAGAATTAAAAGCACATCAG AAAGCACTTCTGCCAGACAATTTTACCGTTCTGGATCGTGCTATGATTGAGCATAATCTTTTGAGTGCAAGCAAGCTCTATACAAATATAAG CTTTGATGAGTTGGGCACTTTGCTGGGTATTGATCCTCATAAG GCTGAGAAGATAGCATCGAGAATGATTTATGAAGATAGAATGAGGGGATCAATTGATCAG GTTGAGGCTGTCATACATTTTGAAGATGACACTGAAGAGCTGCAACAGTGGGATCAACAG ATAGTTGGCCTGTGTCAGGCTCTCAATGATGTCTTGGATAGCATGGCAAAGAAGGGCTTGGCAATTCCTGTCTGA